One genomic region from Mesorhizobium terrae encodes:
- a CDS encoding DUF2312 domain-containing protein gives MADEITETSQTVAAGQLRALIERIERLEEEKKTIADDIKDVYAEAKGTGFDTKAIRALVRLRKQDQAERQEEETILDLYKAALGMV, from the coding sequence ATGGCCGATGAAATCACCGAAACCAGCCAGACTGTAGCCGCCGGCCAGTTGCGGGCACTCATCGAGCGCATCGAGCGGCTCGAGGAAGAGAAGAAGACGATCGCGGACGATATCAAGGACGTCTACGCGGAAGCCAAGGGCACAGGCTTCGACACCAAGGCGATCCGTGCGCTGGTGCGCCTGCGCAAGCAGGATCAGGCGGAGCGGCAGGAAGAGGAAACGATCCTCGATCTCTACAAAGCCGCGCTCGGCATGGTGTGA
- the msrB gene encoding peptide-methionine (R)-S-oxide reductase MsrB, with protein MDTRTFPVTRTDAEWRAKLTPEQYQVMRHHGTERPGSCALLYEKRAGAFHCVGCDSPLFEAKLKFESGTGWPSFNDPVPGSVETTVDRSYGMVRTEVHCATCGSHLGHVFEDGPPPTGLRYCINGVALNFKPA; from the coding sequence ATGGACACCCGAACATTCCCGGTCACCCGCACTGACGCCGAATGGCGCGCGAAGCTGACGCCCGAGCAATATCAGGTCATGCGCCATCACGGCACGGAGCGGCCAGGCAGCTGCGCCCTGCTCTATGAGAAGCGCGCCGGCGCTTTCCACTGCGTCGGCTGCGACAGCCCGCTCTTCGAAGCCAAACTGAAATTCGAAAGCGGCACCGGCTGGCCGAGCTTCAACGACCCCGTTCCCGGTTCCGTCGAAACCACCGTCGACCGCAGCTACGGCATGGTGCGCACCGAGGTCCATTGCGCCACCTGCGGCAGTCATCTCGGTCATGTCTTCGAGGACGGTCCACCGCCGACGGGCCTGCGCTACTGCATCAACGGTGTCGCGCTGAATTTCAAACCGGCCTGA
- a CDS encoding amino acid ABC transporter ATP-binding protein — protein sequence MIELSNLEKRFGDNVVLKDINVAMSEGSVTALVGPSGGGKSTLLRCINLLEIPTSGTVRIGDEALSFRPGVKVATRDIQRLRRQTGMVFQNFQLFPHCTAIGNVMEGLVTVLKWPADKARARALSLLEKVGMAHKADAWPATLSGGQQQRVAIARALAPSPRVLLCDEPTSALDPELAQEVVDVLGQLAVEGTTMVMATHDLRLASKVAREVVFLEAGVVVEKGPVDTVFRNPQHQRTKRFIATLRQEQEEAGSGI from the coding sequence GTGATCGAACTTTCCAACCTCGAAAAGCGCTTCGGCGACAATGTCGTCCTGAAGGACATCAACGTCGCCATGTCCGAAGGCAGCGTCACCGCTCTGGTTGGCCCTTCGGGCGGCGGCAAGTCGACACTGCTGCGCTGCATCAACCTGCTTGAAATCCCGACCTCCGGGACCGTGCGCATCGGTGACGAGGCGCTCTCCTTCCGCCCGGGCGTCAAAGTGGCAACCCGGGATATCCAGAGGCTCCGGCGTCAGACCGGAATGGTGTTCCAGAACTTCCAGCTGTTTCCGCATTGCACGGCGATCGGCAATGTCATGGAAGGGCTGGTCACCGTGCTGAAATGGCCCGCCGACAAGGCACGGGCACGGGCGCTTTCGCTGCTGGAGAAAGTCGGCATGGCGCACAAGGCCGACGCCTGGCCAGCGACGCTTTCCGGCGGCCAGCAGCAGCGTGTCGCCATCGCCCGTGCCCTGGCGCCGTCGCCGCGCGTGCTTCTGTGCGACGAGCCGACGTCGGCGCTCGATCCGGAACTTGCCCAGGAAGTCGTCGACGTCCTTGGCCAGCTGGCCGTCGAGGGCACCACCATGGTCATGGCGACGCACGATCTGCGCCTCGCCTCGAAAGTAGCGCGCGAAGTGGTTTTCCTGGAGGCGGGCGTAGTCGTCGAGAAGGGGCCGGTCGATACGGTATTCCGCAACCCGCAGCATCAGCGCACAAAACGCTTCATCGCGACGCTGAGACAGGAACAGGAAGAGGCCGGCAGCGGGATCTGA